The genomic interval TGTTCCGTTTCCAGGCACAGGCCAAATCTTTTGCTGAATGTGGCTCCTTTACCGGACAAACTGCCATCCAGGAAATTGCCGGTATAAAACTGAACAGCAGGTTCGGTGGTGGAAACTTCCATTACTCTTCCACTTTCAGGATCTTTTACTTTTGCAAATTGCATAAGACCTTTATCTTCACGTTTCAGAACCCAGCAATGGTCATAACCGCCTCCGCTTTTAATTTGCTCATCATCTGTCTTGTCAATTCCTGTTCCTACAATAGCAGATTTTCTAAAATCAAACGGTGTTCCTTCTACTGCACGTAATTTGCCGGTTGGAATTAACGTCGTGTCAACCGGTACAATGCTGTCCGACAGAATAGTAACTTCGTGTCCAAGTATATCACGTTTCAGTCCTGATAAATTGAAGTAAGAATGGTTGGTCAGATTAATTACGGTTTCCTTATCAGTTGTAGCAGTATAGTCAATGGTTAAAGAATTGTCATTAGCCAAAGTATAGATAATCTTCACAGTCAGATTTCCCGGATAGCCTTCTTCCATGTCTTTGCTCGTATATTCCAGTTGCAGTCCAACGGTTGAATCTTTTTTGATCTCGGTAGTTTTCCAAAGCTGTTTATCAAATCCTTTAAGTCCTCCGTGCAAAGCATTCGGGCCATTATTGATTGCCAGTTTATATTCCTTACCGTTCAGTTTAAATTTCCCTTTCGCAATACGATTTCCATATCTTCCCACAAGGGCACCAAAAAACGGATGCCCTTTCAGGTAAGGAGGCAGTGAATCAAAGCCTAATACCACATCTGCCCATTCGCCTTTTTTGTCAGCAGCAGTAAGTTTGGTGATAATTCCTCCGTAATTGGTAATGTTCACGGTCATGCCTTTGGAATTAGTCAGGGTATACAAATCGGCCGTCTGTCCATCAGGAAGTTGCCCGAATACTTCTTTGGAAATTGTACTGGTCATGGTCTGTTCTTTACTGGATTTAGAGCAACTGAACAAGCCAAAAGCAATCAGTGCAGT from Dyadobacter sp. NIV53 carries:
- a CDS encoding aldose epimerase family protein; translated protein: MTSTISKEVFGQLPDGQTADLYTLTNSKGMTVNITNYGGIITKLTAADKKGEWADVVLGFDSLPPYLKGHPFFGALVGRYGNRIAKGKFKLNGKEYKLAINNGPNALHGGLKGFDKQLWKTTEIKKDSTVGLQLEYTSKDMEEGYPGNLTVKIIYTLANDNSLTIDYTATTDKETVINLTNHSYFNLSGLKRDILGHEVTILSDSIVPVDTTLIPTGKLRAVEGTPFDFRKSAIVGTGIDKTDDEQIKSGGGYDHCWVLKREDKGLMQFAKVKDPESGRVMEVSTTEPAVQFYTGNFLDGSLSGKGATFSKRFGLCLETEHYPDSPNQPQFPSTVLKPGKTYHTTTMYKFSAE